A region of Lycium barbarum isolate Lr01 chromosome 1, ASM1917538v2, whole genome shotgun sequence DNA encodes the following proteins:
- the LOC132640901 gene encoding receptor-like protein 53, whose amino-acid sequence MLSFSQFSVVLFFFLSILTLHCFTSIAAKCHVDDESGLLAFKSGITSDPSGMLASWKASTDCCTWSGVSCRVENRVTELSLSGRPEKNEILSGTISSSLSKLKKLNGIYFTNLKNLKGTPNFLLTLPEIQYVYIENNMLSGRIPESIGNLTQLGALSFMGNRLTGPIPNSIGQLTQLTQLKLGNNILTGTIPKTLSKLKNLTYLSLEKNQLSGSIPNFFNSIPELRILTLSYNKFTGKIPSSIATLAPQLRFLELGHNYLSGQIPDFLGKFRTLDTLDLSSNKFSGTVPKSFANLTKIFNLDLSHNLLVDPFPTLFVKGIESLDLSYNNFHLGTIPSWVTTSPIIYSLKLAKCGIKIKLDNWKPKTTYFYDYIDLSDNEISGSPIGLLNKTDFLVGFYASGNKLKFDLEKLKIVNTLRDLDLSRNMIYGKVPKAISGLQKLNLSSNHLCGQLPPTKFGASSFAGNKCLCGSPLSPCKA is encoded by the coding sequence ATGCTATCTTTCTCTCAATTTTCGGTCGTCCTCTTCTTTTTCCTCTCTATCCTCACCCTGCATTGCTTCACATCCATTGCAGCAAAATGCCACGTGGACGATGAGAGCGGGTTGTTAGCATTCAAGTCGGGTATCACATCTGACCCGTCGGGTATGCTAGCATCCTGGAAAGCAAGTACTGATTGTTGTACGTGGTCGGGTGTATCTTGTCGGGTAGAAAATCGGGTCACAGAGTTATCACTCTCCGGACGACCCGAGAAAAACGAAATCTTATCTGGTACCATCTCGTCATCTCTCTCTAAACTAAAAAAGCTAAACGGTATTTATTTTACGAATCTTAAGAACTTAAAGGGTACACCGAATTTTCTCCTTACTCTACCCGAAATTCAATATGTTTACATCGAAAACAACATGTTATCGGGTCGTATACCCGAAAGCATTGGTAACTTGACCCAACTTGGTGCTCTGAGTTTCATGGGTAACCGATTAACTGGCCCGATACCGAATTCTATCGGTCAGTTAACTCAGTTGACTCAGCTCAAACTCGGTAACAATATTCTCACTGGCACTATACCAAAGACATTAAGCAAGCTCAAGAACTTAACTTATCTGAGTTTAGAGAAAAATCAACTCAGTGGATCAATACCAAACTTCTTCAATTCCATTCCTGAGCTCAGAATCTTGACACTTTCTTACAACAAATTTACTGGAAAAATTCCAAGTAGTATTGCAACTCTAGCTCCACAACTACGGTTCCTTGAGCTAGGACACAATTATTTAAGCGGTCAAATCCCAGATTTTCTTGGAAAATTCCGTACTCTAGACACATTAGATCTTTCTTCAAACAAATTCTCAGGGACTGTACCAAAATCCTTTGCAAATCTTACCAAAATATTCAACCTTGATTTATCCCACAATCTTCTTGTGGACCCATTTCCAACATTGTTTGTAAAAGGCATTGAGTCTCTTGATCTGTCATACAATAATTTCCACTTAGGTACAATTCCAAGTTGGGTCACTACTTCTCCAATTATATACTCTTTGAAGCTGGCAAAATGTGGGATCAAGATTAAATTGGATAATTGGAAGCCAAAGACAACATATTTTTATGACTATATTGATCTTTCGGATAATGAGATTAGTGGAAGTCCAATTGGGTTGTTGAACAAGACTGATTTCTTGGTTGGATTTTATGCTTCTGGGAATAAATTGAAGTTTGATTTGGAGAAATTAAAGATTGTTAACACACTGAGGGATTTGGATTTGTCAAGGAATATGATTTATGGTAAAGTTCCAAAGGCAATTTCTGGACTACAAAAGTTGAATTTGAGCAGTAATCATTTGTGTGGTCAACTTCCACCGACAAAGTTTGGAGCTAGTTCTTTTGCTGGAAATAAATGTCTTTGTGGTTCACCATTGTCACCCTGCAAAGCTTAG